The Nitrospirota bacterium genome contains a region encoding:
- a CDS encoding nuclear transport factor 2 family protein, translating into MRDNNTRARKQAAVEFLQLVVAGRIDDAYQKHVDLGGKHHNPFFAAGFPALKKAMIKNHVQFPGKQLTVKNMLGDGDLVAVHSHIVLHPGETGISTVHLFRFHSDRIVELWDIGQSVPLDSPNEDGAF; encoded by the coding sequence ATGCGAGACAACAACACCCGGGCTCGCAAACAAGCAGCCGTAGAATTCCTCCAACTCGTCGTGGCAGGCCGCATCGATGATGCCTACCAGAAGCACGTGGACCTGGGAGGCAAGCACCACAATCCCTTCTTTGCTGCAGGTTTCCCCGCGCTGAAAAAGGCGATGATCAAGAATCATGTCCAGTTCCCGGGCAAGCAGCTCACCGTCAAGAACATGCTCGGTGATGGCGACCTGGTGGCCGTGCACTCCCACATCGTGCTGCATCCAGGCGAGACAGGCATATCAACCGTGCACTTGTTCCGCTTCCATAGCGACAGGATCGTGGAATTGTGGGACATCGGCCAGTCCGTGCCCTTGGATTCACCGAATGAGGATGGGGCATTCTAG